The segment gccattggtgggaagagtgtggaaggttctagaaatgcctagagatgtccacacatctctacactatggagGAAGGCAtgggaggagtccaaggctttctagagacttctaggaATATCTTGTAtgttcttgtacatagggttgtacatagaatagggtaggatgttctagaatattcttgatttgtaaggaaccctccaaggttccagagagttcccttggtgcctataaataggtgagggcctcatttggccaaggcaccacccaaatcacttcctagccaagcaagtgagcatccaaaaCACTTGTCAAGGCTTTCTTGAGTTagtgaaagcttccattctttcaagagttgcctaccaagcttcttaagcttccgagtcgcgagtgtcttagccgagcaagctaagcattggggatcaaggctgacttagcaagatcaagcatcttgacttgcctaagtgccgcacgagcttagtgaacgactaagtccgtgacactatACTGACTAAAATTAGCACTGTGGTAGTGATTGAGAGCTTCATGGCAAAATTTTGTTTACAAATTTGGCATTTAGGTCTTTCTTCTGTAGCTTGAAAGTTCTGACATTGCTACCATTTTCCCTAAAACTGTGGTCCTTGAGGTTTTCCAAGAATTCCAACTTGATTGAGATTGGGGACTAAACTGGTTGATCTATGGACTAAAGACATTTTTGTTACTATGTAGGAGGAATTCTGGCTCTGTGGGTTGTAGTAAGGTTGAGGAAGAGATTTTGAAGGGAACTTGTGAGAGTTTTGTTAGTTTATCTTGAAAGGTTTCTTGTTAGCAAACATAGCAAGTTTAGCTTGAGCCATATTCACATTCAATTGTTCAACAACATTTTGCCTCTATAATATAAGATCAAAGCTTAAAAGAAGACTATGAACCTCCTCTATGGTTGGCTGATTAGATATATCATTGAAAGATGTTACAAAGGGATTGTACTCAGCTCCTAAACCTTGAAATAGGTAGATCAGCTGGTCTTTATCTAAGACAGGTTCACCAATGGAACCAAGATTATCTACAACATTCTTAACCTTAACAACATACTCATCAGGAATGAGACCGTCTTTCTTGATTGATTGAATTTCAGTGCGAAGCTCCAAGACAGAGAGTGAAATGTTGTAGTATAGGTTCTCTCGAGAGAGTTCCAAATCTCCAAGAGGCTATGGTGAGTCCGACGATTTTGCTAAGCATCCCTTTTGTGACTAAGGAATAGAACCAGCACATAGAAATCAGTGGAGATGATGCCACATGCGAAATTGGAGATTGATGATTTGTTGTTCTGGTTTAAGAATCGAGGAGGAGGAGCCTTGGTTCCATCTATGAAATCTTCAAACCTGTCGGCAGTTATAACATTCAAAAGTTGATTCTTCCGGAGCAAGTAGTTGTCTTTGTGTAGCTTAATACTGAGGGGTTGATTGAGAGTTGAAAGGGGTTATTGGAGATATGGAAGAGGAAACTGATGTTGAATTTAGAGATCAGCTTGATGAAAAAACGGTGGTAGAGGAGAAACATGAATTGGGTTTTCTGGTCATTGGGTAGGGTTTTGAGAGTTTTCTTAAGCAGAAGTAGGGGTTGAAGGAGAAGAATCCATTTGGATTAaaaatgctctgataccaaatcaAAACAAGAAGTTAACGGGAAAAAAAACGAAGTcagaaaagaaaaggatgagCAGAGGGAATGTTGGAATGGCTCGTTGATTACCAAGCAAGGCTGTTAACTAAATATATACAGTGGTGAGATTACTAGAAGAGCTGTATTACACATGTAATCTCCTCATAAAATGGTAGCTGTACAAGTGAAACTCTAAAGAAGcaatgagagagaaagaaaaccAATTTATCATATTAACTTAACGCTTTGAAAACAGAGTCTCGACTCCAGTACAAAATAGTGACAATGAAATAAAAACCCAGCTAAATAATGTTGTATCTGCATTACAGGAACCATGCATGCACCcagaaacaaaatcaaatcgtagcaaaaaaaacaaggaaCAGCAACGCTGATTCACAATAATATTAGAATAACTTAATTCCGTAAGTTTGAGAATTTGATGGTGATCATCCAAAGAAGCCTTTGCTTGATTTAGCAATACTCCTACTGAGGGATGAAAGTACTGAAAGAATGGCCATGCAAATGAATCCCAGGAAGAGCAGACCTGTAGCAATTATCGCCCTATCCAGGAATTTCTCCGTCTTGGATTTGAATTCACTTAAATCTAGATCACTCAAATCTTCCACACCTTGTACAAAATCATTCAAATTTCTCTTAAACTCAAAAGTGACTGCAAAACCAGCTCCCACACCGGTGCCCAGAAGCAAGCTAATGACctgcatgcatgcatgtatgCCATTCCAAGGGgttaattctttttaatctCTTGTATTTTGCTGcaaaattaaggaaattaaTGTTTCTAACGGACCTTGTCTCCATAGAAGTCGAACTCCGGGCGAAGGAGCCTCTTTTCAGTACAGGCATGAAATACAGCAAAGGGTATTTGCGCCACCGTGTACAAAAATCCGACCGCACCCGTAGCAGCCACATACCTGCCAAATCGATCGAGAATTCATCAACAAACTGA is part of the Vitis riparia cultivar Riparia Gloire de Montpellier isolate 1030 chromosome 17, EGFV_Vit.rip_1.0, whole genome shotgun sequence genome and harbors:
- the LOC117904008 gene encoding CASP-like protein 4D1, translating into MASKAVVNSALVLRTLTLLLLAASVVVMTTDNFKFSDGSKTSFTDVIAYRYVAATGAVGFLYTVAQIPFAVFHACTEKRLLRPEFDFYGDKVISLLLGTGVGAGFAVTFEFKRNLNDFVQGVEDLSDLDLSEFKSKTEKFLDRAIIATGLLFLGFICMAILSVLSSLSRSIAKSSKGFFG